The sequence TCGAAATTAATAAATATCTGTTTGACATAATGATCGATAATCTCCTTACCAATGCCATTAAATTCACACCGGAAGGAGAAGAAATTTCCTTATCTACTGATATAGAGAGAGATGAATTTATAATTACTATTCAAAACAGCGGTCCCGGAATCCCTTTGGAACGGCGGGATGATCTGTTTGAAAAAATGACGACCCAAAAGAATGGTTCGAAGCGGAATTCAGGGTTTGGTTTGGGACTTTATATGGTACGTCAAAGTGTACAATTACTTAAGGGTACTATAAAGGCAGAACAAACTGAAAAGTTTGCCATTTTCACTATTTCATTACCTCTTTCTGAATCCTATGTTCAAAGTGATGAGAATGAAGAAGGGATGACTACCGAGATTGAGCCGCTGGAAACTCTGATAGAAGAGAAGAGTCATATTCTGCTGTTGGAAGATAATCAGGGAATCAGGAATTTGATTATTTCTGCATTGAGGGAACAATTCAAAATATCAGCGGTGGAAAATGGTTTGGAAGCCCTGATATTTCTGGACGAAAATCCACTACCCGATCTGATTCTCAGTGATGTTGTGATGCCAAAGATGGACGGGATCACCTTTTTTAAGAAAATCAGGCAAGATCGCTCTCTATCCGTTCCTGTCATTTTTCTTTCTGCGGTGGCAAAGGATGTAGACCGGAAAATGTTGATGGATATGGGTGCAGTGGATTTTTTGAAAAAGCCCTTGAGCCTTGAGACTCTATTGATGAAAATACGCAATTTGCTGTTGTGGAAAGACCAGGAGCTTCAACAGCAAAAGGAACACTTGAAATCTGCCGTATTGGCCGTATTTGATCAGGGGCTTCTCCAGTCCTCATTGCCTAATCGACCTCATCAGGACAGCTTTGATTTGAGCCAGAGAGAAAAACAGGTTCTGGAGTATCTGTTTAAGGGACTTCAGGATAAAGAAATCGCCCATGAACTTGGACTTGCAACCAGCACCGTCTCCAACTATCTTCAGAGAATCTATCGTAAGACGGGGGCTAGTAACCGGAGTTCTTTGATTAGGTTTTTTTACGAAGACTGACTATACCTCTTTGGTAATACTTCTCTGCAAATCAGAATGCTTTTTGAGCAAAATATTCATTTGTAGGTAGAATCTCTACAACTTGAGGCAGAATTCCCCTATCCCCGATTGAAGAGTTTTTAGTTATTCTTAAGCAGGAAATTAATAACTTGATACTTTACTTGAGGAGAGTAATATTGAATAACTTTAGAAAGATTATAGTCTGTCTGTCAGTCTTCTTTACATTAGCCTTGTTGATGGCTTGTGATTTAGGAAGTGATGATCCGGAAGTTTTTGAATTGGAGGGATCATGGCTTGCAAGTGGAGTCACCTTGACTTTCGATCAGAATGAGATGATCGCAAACTTGTCAGTAATCATTACGGGTACCAGTTTTGAGAATGTTACGGAAATAACAAGTCCCTCCTATTATCGATCAACATCAAAAGGAACTATTGAGGAATTCAACAATTCAGAAAAATGGTATCTAGGCCAAATTACTGAGGCTCCCGATAATGAGACTCAGGTCGGTCAATATGGAAGAACCGTGTATACCCTGTCCAGTGACGGTTTGAGTTACACAGGAACATCCTATTCGATAGAGGCTACGAGAGATGCCGCTATGAGTTCTACAACGGTAATGATGAGCGACATCGTAATGGTAAAACAATAACAATACATTTGAAGTCGGCGGTCTTTAGACCGTCTGACTCGTAAAATACACATTCTCACTGAAATAAATCTCTATGGTTATGATCCGATACTGATAGTCCCTGGAGAATATGAAAAAATCTTCTGCAGGTCGTGGCATAGTCTCAACTCCATTTTATTAGTTGCTGATGTTAATTCGATTTGACGGATGACCCGAATAATGGATTTAATCGGGTCGTGGGGTGAATATGAAGTACATCTGGCAATCAGACCACTGGCCCAATTTTACATACAATCTTGAGACTCTGTTGGAATATCTCTCTGAATCAAGAAAAGAGCAGGGCGCTGTAAATAAATTGGGTGCTTTTCTTGAGCTTCATACCGAAGAAGAGCTCCTGCTTCAGGAGGCTCTTAATACCTCCGCAATCGAGGGAGAGACACTCAATACAGATGAGGTTCGATCATCAATAGCATACAGCCTTGGATTACCACGGGGCGGACTGCCTTCTAATCATCATCGGTATGAAGGATTGGTGGAGATGCTTATTGATGCAACGAGAAACTATGATAATCCACTGACAGATGAAAAATTATACTCATGGCATGTCGCTCTATTTCCCGGCGGCCACTCAAATTTACATAAGATTACTGTTGGGGCATATCGCTCCGGTAAAACTCCTATGGATGTTGTATCCGGCCCTCCCGGTAAAGAGAAAACATATTATTCAGCTCCTCCTTCAAGCCATATTCAGACTGAGATGAATCAGTTTAATAAATGGTGGGAATCTTCCAGAGGGAGATTAGACGGGCTGATTAGAGCAGCATATGCTCATCTGTACTTTGTCTCTATTCATCCCTTTGAAGATGGGAATGGACGCATAGCCAGGGCACTGACTGATATGGCTCTGGCACAGGATGAGAAATCAGGAAAGAGGCTATACAGTCTTTCGGCACAGATTCATACTGACAGGTTAGATTACTATGAAATCCTTGAAAAGACTCAAAAAGGTTCAGGTGATATTACAGAGTGGGTGATCTGGTTTTTGAATACTTTTATCAGAAGCCTTAAAAGCTCTGTTGAAATGATTGAGTTCACTCTTCTTAGAAATAAGTTCCGGCAGAATATTATTGATAAAAAAATGAACTCAAGAGAATCAAAGGTTATAAATAAGATGATTGATCTGCTTCCGGTCGACTATAAAGGGGGAATGACTAATAAGAAATATGTGCAAATTGCCAAGACCAGC comes from Oceanispirochaeta sp. M1 and encodes:
- a CDS encoding Fic family protein, giving the protein MKYIWQSDHWPNFTYNLETLLEYLSESRKEQGAVNKLGAFLELHTEEELLLQEALNTSAIEGETLNTDEVRSSIAYSLGLPRGGLPSNHHRYEGLVEMLIDATRNYDNPLTDEKLYSWHVALFPGGHSNLHKITVGAYRSGKTPMDVVSGPPGKEKTYYSAPPSSHIQTEMNQFNKWWESSRGRLDGLIRAAYAHLYFVSIHPFEDGNGRIARALTDMALAQDEKSGKRLYSLSAQIHTDRLDYYEILEKTQKGSGDITEWVIWFLNTFIRSLKSSVEMIEFTLLRNKFRQNIIDKKMNSRESKVINKMIDLLPVDYKGGMTNKKYVQIAKTSPATAKRDLQELVISKVLIPQGGGRSISYQLNRKMLE